One genomic segment of [Phormidium] sp. ETS-05 includes these proteins:
- a CDS encoding serine protease, producing MNKKLLYQKICFASIATVMVVALAADATPKKLDLGEINSIAQQTTVLIAPQLTKAELNDLLQKKPVKNWTMGSGVLVAKADRSYYVLTVAHNFSQEDVTANKPYGIVTSDRVVHVIAEINDYRDCNNFTPTTVAANAVPLIRFGCYQAKTKINGWDLAIVRFESDINYPVASIGDVKALKPGDTVYISGWPKIEAEPKLNPDGSPVLADGNIVCKDPAPQRQRRLAWGPIQAILPAAETLAENGYSIYYTDNTRPGMSGGPVFDSYGELVGIHGRGSNNKLVCGQAYQKTTAKGDLPQIKQDGKDENDPFNPDGNWNREDGGTGDGGTSGRGEQDKGRQGDGSSSSAQPNQLQQLYSSAQRVDSFRQLIGQVGVNLPLQLTPPSPEVIANGNTQIEVAVVGGSGRLEFDLAQGGFEDNKDVIQDIYSIFGFDLKTMLKDCTNVNLGEECEPNQR from the coding sequence ATGAACAAAAAATTATTATATCAGAAAATATGTTTCGCATCAATTGCCACAGTGATGGTGGTAGCATTGGCAGCCGATGCCACCCCGAAAAAGCTGGATTTGGGAGAAATTAATTCCATTGCGCAGCAAACTACGGTGTTGATTGCACCACAGCTCACAAAAGCAGAATTAAATGATTTGCTGCAAAAAAAACCGGTGAAAAACTGGACGATGGGCTCAGGAGTGTTGGTGGCAAAAGCAGACCGATCGTATTATGTGCTGACGGTGGCACATAATTTTAGCCAAGAGGATGTGACGGCGAATAAACCTTATGGCATTGTCACGAGCGATCGCGTCGTCCATGTCATCGCCGAAATCAACGACTATCGCGACTGCAACAACTTTACCCCCACCACCGTGGCTGCCAATGCCGTCCCCTTAATTAGATTCGGCTGCTATCAAGCCAAAACCAAAATCAACGGCTGGGATTTAGCCATAGTCCGCTTTGAAAGTGATATCAACTATCCTGTCGCTTCCATTGGAGACGTAAAAGCACTCAAGCCGGGTGATACCGTCTATATCTCCGGTTGGCCAAAAATCGAAGCCGAACCGAAACTCAACCCCGACGGCAGCCCTGTCCTCGCTGATGGTAATATAGTGTGTAAAGACCCCGCACCCCAGCGCCAAAGACGACTGGCTTGGGGGCCGATACAAGCAATCCTCCCTGCTGCTGAAACCTTGGCCGAAAATGGCTACAGTATCTATTACACGGACAACACCCGTCCCGGAATGAGTGGCGGCCCAGTGTTTGACAGTTACGGTGAATTAGTAGGCATTCACGGACGCGGGTCTAACAATAAACTGGTGTGCGGTCAAGCCTATCAAAAAACCACCGCCAAGGGTGATTTGCCTCAAATCAAGCAGGATGGCAAAGATGAAAATGACCCGTTCAATCCCGACGGTAATTGGAACCGGGAGGATGGGGGAACAGGAGACGGGGGGACTTCTGGACGGGGAGAGCAGGACAAGGGGAGACAGGGTGATGGCAGTTCATCTTCAGCCCAGCCAAATCAGCTACAGCAGCTTTATAGTTCTGCCCAAAGAGTGGATAGTTTCCGCCAGCTAATTGGGCAGGTGGGTGTAAATCTACCTTTACAATTAACGCCTCCGTCCCCAGAGGTGATTGCCAATGGTAACACCCAAATTGAAGTCGCTGTAGTGGGGGGCAGCGGTCGATTAGAATTTGACTTGGCGCAGGGGGGATTTGAAGATAATAAGGATGTTATCCAAGATATTTACAGTATATTTGGTTTTGACCTCAAAACCATGCTCAAAGATTGCACTAATGTTAATTTAGGTGAAGAATGCGAACCAAATCAGAGGTAA
- a CDS encoding serine protease, with product MFKPNQILLSCLGGIVVSAITAPAVMAALSMAEINSIARQTTVLIAPALTPPLRQDLENNRNNPLNAQGLWNPGSGVIIAKEGRKYYVLTVAHNFLQRHLDTKDYWPDSKGLPYYGIRTGDGEIHVVTNVDDGRSCPLRGEPQWQALVRFGCRDRFVPGTDRVDRANGRDDIKGIDIAIITFESDNDYPIAPLGDASQVNPGDTVYISGWPDPEKELDPNTGKCRGRVARRQRRLAWGPVTAKVNPDPQNWGYSIFYTDNTRAGMSGGPVFDSNGRVVGTHGMGSASKPSCGGSPNTSSPAESGGDTSTAAATNLDLNTLRRQFSSSQNVNFFIELISRYHFGLPIQNQPPAREMIQACLLPIQEIASNSGVVEFDATNDAFEDAQDVVEDIYKLYSFKLENLLRDEPSGGSGSLLLGDEDEPQNKRGRSGCK from the coding sequence ATGTTTAAACCAAATCAGATTTTGCTTTCTTGCTTAGGTGGTATTGTGGTTAGTGCGATAACTGCTCCGGCGGTTATGGCGGCTTTATCGATGGCAGAAATTAATTCTATTGCCAGACAAACTACGGTGTTGATTGCTCCGGCTTTGACGCCGCCATTGCGCCAAGATTTGGAGAATAATCGGAATAATCCTCTGAATGCTCAGGGGCTTTGGAATCCCGGCTCTGGGGTAATTATTGCTAAAGAGGGCAGGAAATATTATGTGTTGACTGTGGCGCATAATTTTCTGCAAAGACATCTGGATACTAAAGATTATTGGCCAGATTCTAAAGGTTTGCCCTACTACGGTATCCGCACGGGGGATGGGGAGATTCATGTAGTGACAAATGTGGATGATGGTAGGAGCTGTCCTCTGCGGGGGGAACCGCAATGGCAGGCGTTAGTCCGGTTTGGGTGTCGCGATCGCTTTGTACCGGGAACCGATCGGGTCGATCGGGCGAATGGTCGCGATGACATCAAAGGCATCGATATCGCCATCATCACCTTTGAAAGCGACAATGATTATCCCATTGCCCCCCTCGGAGACGCCAGTCAAGTCAACCCGGGGGATACGGTGTATATCTCCGGCTGGCCGGACCCAGAAAAAGAACTAGACCCCAATACCGGTAAATGTCGCGGTCGTGTCGCTCGCCGCCAACGCCGTTTAGCCTGGGGACCAGTCACAGCCAAAGTCAATCCCGACCCCCAAAACTGGGGTTACAGCATCTTTTACACCGACAACACCCGCGCCGGAATGAGTGGCGGTCCCGTATTCGACAGCAACGGGCGGGTGGTAGGCACGCATGGTATGGGTAGCGCCAGCAAACCCAGTTGTGGTGGCAGTCCTAACACCAGCTCCCCAGCCGAGTCTGGTGGCGATACCAGTACCGCCGCCGCCACCAACCTAGATTTAAACACCCTCCGCCGCCAGTTCAGCAGCAGCCAAAATGTCAATTTCTTTATCGAATTAATCTCCCGCTATCATTTCGGTTTACCAATACAAAATCAACCCCCAGCGCGGGAAATGATTCAAGCCTGTTTATTACCAATTCAGGAAATCGCTAGTAACAGTGGTGTGGTAGAATTCGATGCCACTAACGATGCTTTTGAAGACGCCCAAGATGTAGTAGAAGACATCTACAAACTCTATTCCTTTAAACTGGAAAACCTGCTCCGGGATGAGCCTTCTGGTGGGTCTGGCAGTCTCTTATTAGGGGATGAAGATGAACCGCAAAATAAACGAGGGAGGTCTGGATGTAAGTAG
- a CDS encoding diguanylate cyclase: MTLCAGVILSVAVGVILKNWEEERTQAEILRQTEDLAEDLERSINSNLDALRWLGKFQAVTMQVDADATSEDVREGFRALATFTLARYRGIHALAWVTRETSGRGNSGTSGRGVGSPEVFRLTYIEPKINNFGLSGIDIGANVGILAAIAQSRDTGELTVISEPLSLSGRGVGGEGNSEPLPLDGEGLLAVMPVSGPGKKDVVSNRANQQETSLKPELRGFILGFLPLADVIKTSVNRIQTTGSDICLYEEKGTGVRKLLAFYEGSTGQVKTNSQVSLCENADPSQGETRFFKAGDRQWTLLLIPGPELQNPPSVLNWLPILGGLLWSSIPITTLAISLSNTYRREQLLKKLSVANDELSAANTEIIALNRMSDLLQACLTVEEACTVIPLLLKPMFPKLNGGVFTLSDSKNIVEAVVSWGQPLTTEQIFNPEQCLALRCGQPYFFANAEASLCCGHVHYHNDVAEYICIPMAAQGEILGVFYLSSPLVGELTPGKQRLAQMAARQIAVALANLKLRDTLKDQSIRDPLTGLFNRRYMEESLEREVRRAERNNQSIGIMMLDVDHFKRFNDTYGHEAGDIILRELSQVLQISIRSSDIACRYGGEEFALIMPEAPLDITLQRAEKLCQKVRTLKVQYRHQLLGPLTISLGVASFPQHGPTGGSLIQAADAALYRAKNEGRDRVCLAS, encoded by the coding sequence TTGACCCTTTGCGCTGGTGTGATTTTATCTGTGGCTGTAGGGGTAATCCTAAAAAATTGGGAAGAAGAACGCACTCAAGCGGAAATCCTTCGTCAGACAGAGGACTTAGCCGAGGATTTGGAGCGGAGCATCAACAGTAATTTAGATGCTCTGCGCTGGCTAGGTAAATTTCAGGCGGTGACAATGCAGGTGGATGCTGACGCAACGTCTGAAGACGTTCGCGAAGGCTTTAGAGCTTTGGCAACATTCACTCTGGCTCGGTATCGGGGGATTCACGCTCTGGCTTGGGTGACTCGGGAGACTTCTGGACGGGGAAACTCGGGTACTTCTGGACGGGGGGTGGGGAGTCCAGAAGTTTTCCGTTTGACTTATATTGAACCAAAAATCAATAACTTTGGTTTATCGGGAATCGATATCGGGGCAAATGTGGGGATTTTAGCTGCGATCGCCCAATCCCGAGACACCGGCGAGCTGACCGTCATCTCCGAGCCGCTATCCCTTTCTGGTCGAGGGGTTGGGGGTGAGGGCAATTCGGAACCGCTGCCCCTTGATGGAGAAGGACTTTTAGCCGTGATGCCAGTGTCAGGCCCCGGTAAAAAGGATGTGGTCTCGAACCGAGCCAATCAGCAAGAAACTAGCTTGAAACCTGAACTGCGGGGATTTATCCTCGGTTTCCTCCCGTTAGCCGATGTGATTAAAACATCTGTTAACCGCATCCAAACCACTGGCAGCGATATTTGCCTATACGAAGAGAAGGGGACGGGGGTAAGGAAATTACTGGCATTTTACGAAGGCAGCACCGGGCAGGTCAAGACAAACTCCCAAGTTTCCTTATGTGAGAATGCCGACCCAAGCCAGGGGGAAACGCGGTTTTTCAAGGCGGGCGATCGGCAATGGACGCTCCTGCTCATCCCCGGACCAGAATTACAAAACCCTCCCTCGGTATTAAATTGGCTCCCCATACTGGGTGGTTTGCTCTGGAGTAGCATTCCCATCACCACCCTTGCCATCTCCCTCAGTAATACCTATCGCCGGGAACAGTTACTGAAGAAACTCTCCGTTGCTAACGACGAATTATCCGCCGCCAACACCGAAATCATCGCTCTTAACCGGATGAGCGATTTGCTGCAAGCCTGTTTAACCGTGGAAGAAGCCTGCACGGTTATTCCCCTGCTGCTCAAACCGATGTTTCCCAAACTTAATGGCGGCGTATTTACCCTGAGTGACTCGAAAAACATCGTCGAAGCAGTGGTTAGCTGGGGGCAACCCCTGACTACGGAGCAAATTTTCAATCCCGAGCAATGTTTGGCTCTGCGGTGTGGTCAACCCTATTTTTTTGCCAATGCTGAAGCCAGCTTGTGCTGCGGTCATGTCCATTACCACAACGATGTTGCCGAATACATTTGCATCCCGATGGCAGCTCAGGGAGAAATCTTGGGGGTATTTTATTTGAGTTCCCCCTTGGTGGGGGAATTGACCCCTGGTAAACAGCGACTCGCACAGATGGCGGCTCGACAAATTGCCGTGGCTTTGGCTAATCTCAAACTGCGGGACACGCTCAAGGACCAGAGCATCCGAGACCCACTCACGGGCTTGTTTAACCGCCGATATATGGAAGAATCCCTGGAGCGGGAAGTGCGACGAGCCGAGCGGAATAATCAATCGATCGGGATTATGATGCTCGATGTGGACCACTTCAAGCGGTTTAACGACACTTATGGCCATGAGGCGGGAGATATTATCCTCCGGGAACTCAGCCAGGTGTTGCAAATATCCATTCGCAGCTCGGATATTGCCTGTCGCTATGGTGGGGAAGAGTTTGCCCTGATTATGCCTGAAGCCCCCCTGGATATTACCTTGCAGCGCGCCGAGAAGCTCTGCCAAAAGGTGAGAACCCTCAAGGTGCAATACCGCCATCAGCTCTTAGGTCCGCTGACAATTTCCCTGGGAGTTGCCAGCTTTCCCCAACATGGTCCTACTGGGGGGAGTCTGATTCAAGCTGCTGATGCTGCCCTCTATCGTGCCAAGAATGAAGGACGCGATCGGGTTTGTCTCGCTTCTTAA
- a CDS encoding ferrochelatase translates to MVAIPEQHLPAASPVAPQPLERVAVLLMGYGEVESYADFANYNEQALNLLTAKFAPVPAWIYPPLAKLLALFDLHEWSHQHHQFISPHNAIFERQRQGIEEQLQARWGNKVKVFKAFNFCAPFLPGQVLAEIKDEGFDKLLIYPLLVVDSIFTSGIAIEQVNKALDSLSAGDKQWLSGLRYIPSFYNETAYIDLMAQLVEEQIAAQLAGTYLPSEIGIVLLNHGCPQEAKGFTSGIVESQALYDLVRGKLIHRYPLISVGWLNHQTPLIEWTQPHARLAASNLIQLGAKAVVFLPIGFATENHETLLDVHHIIHELERRHPDVTYFQMPCVNDRPEFLQMAADWAHPHIESLLSELPMAAVRPDVSPIATHHHHHHHH, encoded by the coding sequence ATGGTTGCGATTCCAGAACAACATTTGCCCGCCGCTTCCCCAGTAGCCCCCCAGCCGCTTGAGCGGGTGGCAGTTTTACTTATGGGATATGGGGAAGTAGAAAGTTACGCCGACTTTGCCAACTATAATGAACAAGCTCTCAACTTGCTGACGGCGAAATTTGCCCCTGTCCCGGCATGGATTTATCCGCCATTAGCCAAACTTCTGGCATTATTTGACTTGCACGAATGGAGTCACCAGCATCACCAGTTTATCTCGCCGCATAACGCCATTTTTGAGCGCCAGCGTCAAGGGATAGAAGAACAACTGCAGGCTAGGTGGGGCAATAAGGTCAAGGTTTTTAAAGCCTTCAACTTTTGCGCTCCTTTTTTACCGGGGCAAGTGCTGGCAGAAATCAAAGATGAAGGCTTTGATAAACTTCTCATTTACCCTTTATTGGTGGTGGATTCTATTTTTACGAGCGGGATTGCTATAGAGCAAGTGAATAAAGCTCTGGACAGTTTGAGTGCGGGTGACAAACAATGGTTATCTGGTCTTCGCTACATTCCATCATTTTATAATGAAACTGCCTATATTGACTTGATGGCGCAGTTAGTAGAGGAGCAAATTGCGGCGCAACTGGCGGGGACTTATTTGCCTTCAGAAATTGGGATTGTGTTGTTGAATCACGGTTGTCCGCAAGAAGCGAAAGGGTTTACCTCTGGGATTGTGGAATCCCAAGCTCTTTATGACCTGGTACGGGGTAAGTTAATTCACCGTTATCCGCTGATTTCTGTGGGTTGGCTGAATCATCAAACGCCTTTGATTGAATGGACTCAACCTCACGCTCGTCTGGCGGCGAGCAATTTGATTCAGTTGGGGGCGAAAGCGGTGGTGTTTTTGCCGATCGGGTTTGCTACGGAAAATCACGAAACCCTTTTAGACGTACATCACATCATCCACGAGCTGGAACGGCGACACCCGGATGTTACTTATTTCCAAATGCCTTGCGTGAACGATCGCCCGGAATTCCTCCAGATGGCAGCGGACTGGGCCCATCCCCACATTGAATCCCTGCTCTCGGAGTTGCCAATGGCTGCAGTCCGGCCCGATGTCTCGCCGATCGCCACCCATCACCACCACCATCACCACCACTAA
- the ftsH gene encoding ATP-dependent zinc metalloprotease FtsH, with translation MSQKRNTPAPKVKPNSQNLKWRVMAYLIGGWLMAAGPTLVTPALAQSQSNQQMSYSELLAQIEARKVKRVIIDPDKQVAKVQLADANQYENVVLLERNPELLQKIREVNTTNSREQIQLEFQSSGDYKGAVGLVANLLLIGFLIGGLVMLLRRSSQVGNQAMNFGKSRARFSMEAKTGVMFDDVAGIEEAKEELQEVVTFLKKPERFTALGAKIPKGVLLVGAPGTGKTLLAKAIAGEAGVPFFSISGSEFVEMFVGVGASRVRDLFKKAKENAPCIIFIDEIDAVGRQRGAGIGGGNDEREQTLNQLLTEMDGFEGNSGIIIVAATNRPDVLDMALLRPGRFDRQVVVDLPTYNGRLGILRVHARNKKLSDEVSLEAIARRTPGFSGADLANMLNEAAILTARRRKDAITQSEVEDAIDRVSIGLSLNPLLDSKKKRLIAYHEVGHALLMTVLKNSDPLNKVTIIPRSGGIGGFAQQIPNEDMVDSGLRTRAWIVDLITIALGGRAAEQEVFGDAEVTMGASSDLQMVSKLAREMVTRFGMSELGPLALEIPNNEVFLGRDWMPRSEYSEDVATKIDRHVRTIALECYEKARQIIRENRPLLDRLVDLLLERETVDGEEFRQIVSQYVALPEKHLVK, from the coding sequence ATGTCTCAAAAACGCAATACCCCAGCCCCAAAGGTCAAACCAAACTCCCAAAACCTCAAATGGCGGGTGATGGCATATCTGATCGGTGGGTGGCTGATGGCTGCCGGACCGACCTTGGTCACGCCAGCTCTGGCTCAGAGTCAGAGTAACCAGCAGATGAGTTATAGCGAGTTGCTCGCCCAAATCGAAGCTCGCAAAGTGAAGCGGGTGATTATTGACCCAGATAAGCAGGTGGCGAAAGTGCAGCTCGCGGATGCTAATCAATATGAAAATGTGGTGTTGCTAGAACGGAACCCGGAGCTGCTGCAAAAAATTCGGGAAGTGAATACTACCAACTCTCGCGAGCAAATCCAGCTAGAGTTTCAGTCCTCGGGGGATTACAAAGGGGCTGTGGGACTGGTAGCGAATTTGCTGCTGATTGGTTTTTTAATTGGCGGTTTGGTGATGCTGCTGCGGCGATCGTCCCAGGTGGGCAACCAAGCGATGAATTTTGGCAAGTCTCGGGCGCGGTTCTCGATGGAAGCCAAAACCGGGGTGATGTTTGATGATGTGGCGGGAATTGAAGAAGCCAAAGAAGAGCTACAGGAGGTGGTGACATTCCTGAAAAAGCCAGAGCGGTTCACGGCTTTGGGGGCGAAAATTCCTAAAGGGGTGTTGTTGGTAGGTGCCCCGGGGACGGGAAAAACTCTGTTGGCGAAGGCGATCGCCGGGGAAGCGGGAGTACCGTTTTTCAGCATCTCTGGGAGTGAATTTGTGGAAATGTTTGTGGGCGTGGGTGCTTCCCGCGTGCGCGACTTGTTCAAAAAGGCGAAGGAAAACGCTCCTTGTATTATTTTTATTGATGAAATTGACGCCGTGGGGCGCCAGCGGGGGGCGGGGATTGGTGGCGGTAATGATGAGCGGGAGCAAACCCTCAATCAGTTGCTGACGGAAATGGACGGGTTTGAGGGGAACAGTGGCATTATCATTGTCGCTGCTACTAACCGCCCGGATGTGCTGGATATGGCTTTGCTGCGTCCGGGGCGGTTCGATCGCCAGGTGGTGGTGGACCTGCCTACTTATAATGGCCGGTTGGGAATTTTGCGGGTCCACGCTCGCAATAAGAAGCTCTCGGACGAGGTGTCGCTGGAAGCGATCGCCCGCCGCACTCCGGGTTTTTCTGGCGCTGATTTAGCAAATATGCTGAATGAGGCAGCGATACTTACGGCTCGCCGCCGCAAAGATGCGATTACCCAATCGGAGGTGGAAGATGCGATCGACCGTGTAAGTATCGGTTTGAGTCTCAACCCTCTGCTCGACAGCAAGAAAAAGCGCTTGATTGCCTACCATGAAGTGGGTCACGCTCTGCTGATGACTGTACTCAAAAATTCCGACCCGCTCAACAAAGTGACGATTATTCCCCGTTCCGGCGGTATTGGCGGTTTCGCCCAGCAAATCCCTAATGAAGATATGGTGGATAGTGGTCTGAGGACTCGCGCCTGGATTGTGGATTTAATTACGATCGCTTTGGGGGGACGGGCGGCGGAGCAGGAGGTATTCGGCGATGCGGAAGTGACGATGGGCGCTAGTAGTGACCTGCAAATGGTGTCTAAATTGGCCCGGGAGATGGTGACACGCTTCGGGATGTCTGAACTCGGTCCATTAGCCTTGGAAATTCCTAATAATGAGGTGTTTTTGGGGCGGGACTGGATGCCACGATCGGAATACTCTGAGGATGTGGCTACCAAAATCGATCGTCATGTGCGGACGATCGCCCTGGAATGCTACGAAAAAGCCCGTCAGATTATCCGGGAAAATCGCCCCTTACTCGATCGGCTCGTGGACCTCCTCCTGGAACGCGAAACCGTGGATGGTGAAGAATTCCGGCAAATTGTCTCCCAATACGTCGCCCTTCCAGAAAAACATCTCGTGAAATAA
- a CDS encoding M23 family metallopeptidase: MQQNKLTARAKMLFLAVMTLVAVVLLQWQPGPVVAQDDNGVQIATGSSWQGASFPVEDFRGYSSPFGYRTSPTGQPTREFHSGLDIAAPMGSYIRNWWSGKVVEVVNDDRCGVGLVVESGYWDHIYCHMLGDVNSASGQKYLIDREGGVLIRDGQYLPAGARIGRVGMSGRATDPHLHWGMRYNGEWYDPALVLRAMYGEQSQVSQNQ; this comes from the coding sequence ATGCAGCAAAACAAATTGACCGCCAGAGCCAAAATGCTATTTTTGGCAGTGATGACCCTAGTGGCAGTAGTGTTGCTGCAATGGCAACCGGGGCCGGTGGTGGCTCAGGATGACAATGGAGTGCAGATAGCCACCGGTAGTTCTTGGCAAGGTGCCTCGTTTCCAGTAGAAGATTTTCGCGGCTATTCATCTCCCTTTGGCTATCGGACCTCGCCGACCGGTCAACCAACGCGAGAATTTCACTCTGGTTTGGATATTGCGGCACCGATGGGAAGCTACATCCGCAACTGGTGGAGTGGCAAAGTGGTAGAGGTGGTGAATGACGATCGCTGTGGCGTGGGTTTGGTAGTTGAATCTGGCTACTGGGATCACATTTACTGCCATATGCTCGGTGATGTTAACAGCGCTTCCGGTCAAAAGTATCTAATTGACCGAGAAGGAGGAGTGTTAATCCGCGATGGTCAGTATCTCCCCGCTGGTGCGCGCATCGGTCGCGTGGGGATGAGTGGTCGGGCTACGGATCCCCACCTACACTGGGGAATGCGCTATAACGGCGAGTGGTACGACCCGGCTTTAGTTTTGCGCGCTATGTATGGAGAACAATCCCAAGTTTCTCAAAATCAGTGA
- a CDS encoding serine/threonine-protein kinase, translating to MLVIPGYQILGQIYESANSLVDRAIRDEENLPVILKILKEDYPTPAEITRYKQEYEINQRLQLPGVVKAYSLLKHHNNLVMVLEDFGGQSLRKTIKPQPLTLEDFLEIAIKITENLGQIHAANIVHKDINPSNIVVNSETGAVKIIDFGISTELTTENPTFRNPNVLEGTLAYISPEQTGRMNRSLDYRTDFYSLGATFYELLTGELPFATTDPMELVHCHIAKIPVPPHLVGSGLSPEREIPKA from the coding sequence ATGCTAGTTATTCCCGGCTACCAGATTCTCGGTCAAATATATGAAAGTGCTAATTCCCTGGTGGATCGAGCCATCAGGGATGAGGAGAATTTGCCCGTAATCCTAAAAATTCTCAAAGAAGACTATCCCACGCCAGCAGAAATCACCCGATATAAGCAGGAATATGAAATAAATCAGCGGCTGCAGCTACCGGGAGTAGTCAAAGCCTACAGCTTGCTCAAGCATCACAACAATCTGGTGATGGTGCTAGAAGATTTTGGGGGTCAATCTTTAAGAAAAACCATAAAACCGCAACCATTGACCTTAGAAGATTTTCTAGAAATAGCCATCAAAATAACCGAAAATTTGGGGCAAATTCACGCCGCCAATATCGTCCACAAAGACATCAACCCATCCAATATCGTAGTAAACTCCGAAACCGGCGCAGTCAAAATCATCGATTTTGGGATTTCCACCGAGCTGACCACAGAAAATCCCACATTTCGCAATCCCAATGTGCTAGAAGGCACCCTAGCCTACATCTCCCCAGAGCAAACAGGGCGGATGAATCGCAGTTTAGATTATCGCACAGATTTTTACTCTCTAGGCGCCACCTTTTATGAATTGCTCACGGGAGAGCTGCCATTTGCCACCACAGACCCAATGGAACTGGTACATTGTCATATTGCCAAAATTCCAGTACCACCGCATTTGGTAGGGAGCGGTTTATCGCCTGAGCGAGAAATCCCCAAAGCCTAG